A stretch of Besnoitia besnoiti strain Bb-Ger1 chromosome V, whole genome shotgun sequence DNA encodes these proteins:
- a CDS encoding hypothetical protein (encoded by transcript BESB_063390) — translation MTLVPDFDISTIKVSEPDDLHHLVSSAVRRTYTYRAERSRPAKPSGGGGAPDKLSQGATKSGVCAILFFVPGKRLTSPAFAGEKDPAFWDWAWPWRYHKMGFEYQDQVEKVVVSALHVNASNESLREDAVDVGEQMMGVLDRAISDYSCDTYRIYIHATAYGGLIVRSLMTMDDRVWTENHLADDVARFLLDFHRTLNSSLFVLESTVFVGVPHSGPRRTLGLKSRVLSLFSRWFLKAASYVVDGLSDALLEFMHEDAERVFCQLAAAEAQQNYEFDPVVGSSRGSLLRRFGVVATYGLLNGDAIAAARSSLGIFNDFSESKAALLVRATPALQNRPLRLSLEDAPLNKLLRESPEDPLIRRLLTSKDICQTTTTPAETYALTLQLLQITGRATAKSAAEYPARATLAEELHRVNKESSGVDRYVVLLSQEGAESTQVSSKGNMQALFPEFLRAKPAFQEPDWLLGKQHALLSHVVHNVLFLPLNDSSPVDRWWWQAPTAQ, via the exons ATGACGCTCGTCCCGGACTTTGATATCTCCACGATCAAAGTCTCCGAGCCAGACGACCTCCATCACCTTGTCAGCAGCGCGGTGAGAAGGACTTACACGTACCGCGCCGAACGCTCGCGGCCCGCGAAACCGTCGGGGGGCGGAGGTGCGCCGGACAAGCTGTCCCAGGGCGCCACCAAGAGCGGAGTCTGCGCGATCCTCTTTTTCGTCCCTGGAAAGCGCCTGACATCCCCGGCGTTCGCAGGCGAGAAAGATCCCGCCTTTTGGGACTGGGCGTGGCCGTGGAGATATCACAAAATGGGCTTTGAATACCAAGATCAA GTGGAGAAAGTCGTCGTGTCCGCTCTGCATGTGAATGCGTCGAACGAGTCCctccgcgaagacgccgtcGACGTGGGAGAGCAGATGATGGGCGTCCTCGATCGCGCCATCTCAGACTACAGCTGCGACACGTACAGAATCTACATCCACGCGACGGCCTATGGCGGCCTCATCGTGCGATCTCTGATGACGATGGACGACAGAGTCTGGACAGAG AATCACCTCGCAGACGATGTCGCCCGGTTCCTGCTGGATTTTCATCGGACGCTGAACTCGAGTCTCTTTGTCCTCGAGTCGACGGTTTTCGTGGGCGTGCCGCACTCCGGGCCCCGCCGCACGCTGGGTCTGAAGTCGCGCGTTTTGTCGCTTTTCAGCAGGTGGTTCTTGAAAGCCGCTTCGTACGTCGTGGATGGCCTTTCCGATGCGCTTCTCGAGTTTATGCAtgaagacgccgagcgcgtcttctgtcagctcgcggcggcggaggcgcagcaaaATTACGAATTCGACCCCGTCGTGGggtcgtcgcgcggctcgctgctaAGAAGATTCGGAGTCGTCGCCACGTACGGCCTGTTGAACGGGGACGCCATTGCggccgcccgcagcagcctcgGAATCTTCAACGACTTCAGCGAATCCAAAGCTGCTCTCCTCGTCAGAGCGACCCCCGCCCTGCAGAATCGGCCGTTGAGACTGTCTCTGGAGGACGCTCCGCTGAACAA GCTCTTACGAGAAAGTCCGGAGGATCCACTGATTCGCCGTCTGTTGACCTCGAAGGACATCTGTCAGACCACAACCACGCCGGCGGAAACCTATGCCCTGACTTTGCAGCTCCTTCAAATCACTGGGCGCGCGACCGCCAAGAGTGCAGCAGAGTACCCAGCGCGTGCGACTCTTGCAGAAGAGCTTCATCGCGTGAATAAAGAGTCGTCTGGCGTCGATCGGTATGTGGTGCTTCTCTCGCAAGAGGGAGCCGAGTCGACGCAGGTCTCCTCCAAGGGGAACATGCAGGCTTTGTTCCCCGAGTTCCTTCGTGCAAAACCGGCTTTCCAGGAGCCCGACTGGCTGTTGGGAAAACAGCACGCGCTGCTGTCACATGTTGTGCATAACGTCCTTTTCCTTCCTTTGAACGACAGCAGCCCCGTGGATCGTTGGTGGTGGCAGGCGCCAACTGCCCAGTAG